One Candidatus Devosia phytovorans genomic window carries:
- a CDS encoding DUF72 domain-containing protein: MAQGTIRTGTAGWVFEPWRGSFFPEGLVQKKELAHASSRLTTIEINATFRANQKPASFAKWAGEVSQPGFVFSIKGPQLVTHIKRLKNCETELANFFASGPLALGERLGPFIWQLPPNVSYDRNVLGDFLKLLPQTTADYVDLAGKADDRLKSEPYLGADGVGPIRHAVEMRNASFDNPEVDALLAEHNVARVIADTSENPARTLTADFAYCRLQGPPAGTGYGPSEITNWAETAKTWAAQGKDVFAYFVHEDKLHAPANAIALRQAAGITIAGD, encoded by the coding sequence ATGGCGCAGGGCACGATACGCACAGGAACAGCAGGCTGGGTCTTCGAACCCTGGCGCGGTAGCTTCTTTCCCGAGGGCCTCGTGCAGAAAAAGGAACTGGCCCATGCCAGTTCTCGCCTGACCACGATAGAGATCAACGCCACCTTCCGCGCCAACCAGAAACCGGCAAGCTTTGCCAAATGGGCCGGCGAGGTCAGCCAGCCTGGCTTCGTTTTCTCCATCAAGGGCCCGCAACTGGTCACCCACATCAAGCGACTGAAAAATTGCGAGACCGAGCTGGCCAATTTCTTCGCCTCCGGCCCGCTGGCCTTAGGCGAGAGGCTTGGCCCCTTCATCTGGCAGCTACCGCCTAATGTCAGTTATGACCGGAACGTGCTGGGCGATTTCCTGAAGCTCCTGCCACAGACCACTGCCGACTATGTCGACTTGGCTGGCAAGGCGGATGATCGGCTGAAATCTGAACCCTATCTCGGTGCCGACGGCGTCGGTCCGATCCGCCACGCGGTCGAAATGCGCAACGCCAGTTTCGACAATCCCGAAGTCGACGCCCTGCTAGCTGAACACAATGTCGCCCGCGTCATCGCGGACACGTCGGAAAACCCGGCCCGAACCCTGACCGCCGATTTCGCCTATTGCCGCCTGCAGGGCCCACCTGCCGGCACCGGCTATGGTCCATCCGAGATCACGAACTGGGCCGAGACGGCAAAGACCTGGGCGGCGCAAGGCAAGGACGTCTTCGCCTATTTCGTTCACGAGGACAAACTGCACGCCCCGGCCAATGCCATCGCGCTGCGTCAAGCCGCCGGCATCACGATAGCGGGCGATTGA
- a CDS encoding DMT family transporter → MTVTSPNECSAFGTAGGFASVLIWSLTAPVMATAVGVDPFLYVALGDGVGALAFVAMWIIRRHNPLPELRRVPVWFYLLGFVGIGLHNLTWVAALQQAPPLEATLIIYTWPLLVVVFTTISLQRKLRWYHMVAGSLGLAGVAALMMGRGLELGSPSFTSGHLWAVLSSLTWSIFSAVAARHSYLSNNFLGGVFALSALFNGVIWLVVLGAPPAPASSLWIVGISSIFFALSYAMWDFGMKHGNAQLIGVLSFLTPVLSAVYLVLLGKAEMTVYLLAALVLVVTGIGIAKFGEQITSR, encoded by the coding sequence ATGACAGTGACATCTCCCAATGAGTGCTCGGCATTTGGCACGGCGGGCGGCTTTGCCTCCGTGCTGATCTGGTCGCTCACGGCGCCGGTGATGGCCACCGCGGTGGGGGTCGATCCCTTTCTTTATGTCGCCTTGGGCGATGGCGTGGGCGCACTCGCCTTTGTCGCGATGTGGATCATTAGACGGCATAATCCCTTACCCGAACTGCGGCGCGTACCCGTGTGGTTTTACCTGCTTGGCTTTGTCGGCATCGGGTTGCACAACCTGACCTGGGTCGCGGCCCTGCAGCAGGCGCCGCCGCTCGAGGCGACGCTGATCATCTATACCTGGCCGCTGCTGGTGGTGGTGTTCACCACCATCTCGCTGCAGCGAAAGCTTAGATGGTATCACATGGTTGCCGGCTCGCTGGGACTGGCCGGCGTCGCAGCGCTGATGATGGGGCGCGGGCTGGAGTTGGGATCGCCAAGCTTCACCTCGGGCCATCTGTGGGCTGTGTTGTCGTCGCTGACCTGGAGCATCTTCTCGGCGGTCGCGGCGCGGCATTCCTATCTCAGCAATAATTTCCTCGGGGGCGTGTTTGCGCTGAGTGCGCTGTTCAACGGGGTGATCTGGCTGGTCGTGCTGGGGGCACCGCCGGCGCCGGCGAGCAGTCTCTGGATTGTGGGGATTTCGTCCATCTTCTTTGCGCTCAGCTATGCCATGTGGGATTTTGGCATGAAGCACGGCAATGCGCAGTTGATCGGCGTGCTGAGCTTCCTCACGCCGGTGCTGTCGGCGGTCTATCTGGTCCTGCTCGGCAAGGCTGAGATGACCGTCTATTTGCTGGCGGCCCTGGTCCTGGTGGTGACGGGAATCGGTATTGCCAAATTCGGCGAGCAGATCACCAGTCGATAG
- a CDS encoding sigma-70 family RNA polymerase sigma factor: MTPPKPPAKVMDELPALRRYALSLTRHAADAEDLVHDALVRALERGSGYRPEGSLRGWLMSILHNLHIDRLRSGRSAAGRDRAMAQDAEERTAPNQVDSVRLSQVRRAFDDLPVEQREALHLVTIEGLSYDEAAAILKVPSGTVMSRVSRGREALRQWEAGPALRLVRGGE, from the coding sequence ATGACACCGCCCAAACCACCCGCAAAGGTCATGGACGAGCTGCCGGCGTTGCGCCGTTATGCGCTGAGCCTGACGCGGCACGCCGCCGATGCCGAAGACCTCGTGCATGATGCCTTGGTGCGGGCACTGGAGCGCGGTTCGGGCTATCGGCCCGAGGGCAGCCTCCGCGGCTGGCTGATGTCGATCCTCCACAATCTTCATATCGACCGGCTCCGCTCAGGCCGGAGCGCTGCCGGGCGTGATCGGGCCATGGCGCAGGATGCCGAGGAACGTACTGCCCCCAATCAGGTCGACAGCGTGCGGTTGTCGCAGGTCCGCCGGGCATTCGACGACCTGCCGGTCGAGCAGCGCGAGGCACTGCATCTGGTGACCATCGAGGGGCTTTCCTATGACGAAGCGGCCGCCATTCTCAAGGTGCCCAGTGGTACGGTGATGTCGCGGGTGTCCCGTGGCCGCGAGGCCCTGCGGCAATGGGAGGCTGGTCCGGCGCTGAGACTGGTCAGGGGAGGCGAATGA